One window of the Manihot esculenta cultivar AM560-2 chromosome 14, M.esculenta_v8, whole genome shotgun sequence genome contains the following:
- the LOC110599645 gene encoding uncharacterized protein LOC110599645 isoform X5: protein MSPALVDTGAPVQNPNLNGQISLPLLSSFVASYLYSDSQFEQPPPPIQISMNPSNFGDLNSGFSNSSSNAQNLSSSGKPRPKPRLVKLRRQSNSQNFKSPADTCACPGFNPFQPVSPHAEQDVSKSSAFGFGGGGKESFVFGNGKSSFGGDSDSGKLNVENQVIEQMKNVRTGSGNVFGNNNLNASHRSDFVFGSDKSSSVDDNMKRLTLDDNEIEKVVDQRTKLTANDIAKFGLCSGDNVTTSFGKSAGLKLPDDLKKELTIKERGDFGGGSSISGADEAKKPGFKTNTSKSFVGRLDNALPDQIKNLKIKDSLDANDIDNKTYEKDSFASGGRKGTRNHVGRETENILLNEMESKLNLASAIRESSGQTDIGFSSSRTQTEDMQTGNGGDSKFHDSGNSVHTEFTFKGGLQGKEASGDQVTSDQPKVDTRPSGVAGPSSSFSPSGLPGGCAFGLPPTGREEKRDGLIFTSKQEGVGSPFVEFKTPNLKGNVFSGLNQKVEISAKFKDSKVKKKRGKLKQPTKVHLWPGQDFVSRESGSHEIPESSEPNSPMDVSPYQDPLSDTQFSRETSVASEESFSLDNQCPSTNSQPSAVNGTIDEDLIVATEKMEINEEYVQFRETKKEGSGYCSDKGIVAENPPEDPLSRAGAESLKSANVEIDFVNDIVVTSEENGANFSTNMEGQYSDVRFQFGSSASSEDIGGSCFTFAAATAATSSSNCQHKTKTWVKVGNTSYICSPNAKVSYPSSISEVTPISGASLPLSPTHGKKVDLSTPFHMIGDNSEGLRGQEMKQESDLTSAASVAAQEACEKWRLRGNQRYTCGDTSKAEDYYTQGINCVSKSETSRSSLRALMLCYSNRAATRMSLGRMRDALRDCKMAAEIDPNFIRVQVRAANCYLALGEVEDASQYFKKCLQIGSDICVDRKIAVEASEGLQKAQFSFSGPDWQKVSECLQHSAELLQRKTSGDAGSALELILEASTISPFSETLLEMKATSLFLLRKYDEVIQLCERTFDSAKQNSSLIEADCLSADLDSSELMKNSFSLWRTHLIFKSYYYLGKLEEGSGWLEKQEELIAKSDLSRSANKLMESLLPLASTVRELLHHKAAGNEAFQAGKHSEAIEHYTAALSCNIESRPFAAICFCNRAAAYKALGQITDAIADCSLAIALDGNYLKALSRRSTLYEMIRDYGQAATDLHRLVALLTKQLEEKTNQFGSSDRMGNLPNDLRQARMRLSTVEEESRKEVPLDMYLILLVSPWQEMRMEMMGSGRRWEKKFTTMRTDCLK, encoded by the exons ATGTCGCCGGCGTTGGTAGACACCGGAGCTCCCGTGCAAAATCCAAATCTTAACGGTCAGATTTCTCTTCCTCTTTTGTCTTCTTTTGTTGCCTCTTATTTATATTCGGATTCTCAATTTGAACAGCCACCACCACCAATACAAATCTCCATGAATCCATCAAATTTTGGTGATTTAAATTCTGGGTTTTCAAATTCAAGCTCAAATGCCCAGAATTTGAGCTCATCGGGAAAGCCTCGCCCCAAGCCGAGATTGGTGAAATTGAGAAGGCAGTCGAATTCCCAGAATTTCAAATCCCCAGCTGACACCTGTGCCTGTCCCGGTTTTAATCCGTTTCAACCTGTATCCCCGCACGCTGAGCAGGATGTTTCAAAGTCCAGTGCATTTGGATTTGGTGGCGGTGGGAAGGAGTCATTTGTTTTTGGAAATGGTAAAAGTAGTTTTGGTGGCGATTCAGATTCGGGAAAGTTGAATGTGGAGAACCAAGTCATTGAACAGATGAAAAATGTGAGAACTGGGAGCGGAAATGTGTTCGGGAATAATAACTTAAATGCAAGCCATAGAAGTGATTTTGTGTTTGGTAGCGATAAGAGTTCCAGCGTTGATGATAATATGAAGAGGTTGACCCTTGATGATAATGAGATTGAGAAAGTTGTTGATCAAAGAACAAAACTAACAGCAAATGATATTGCCAAATTTGGGCTCTGTAGTGGAGACAATGTGACCACTTCCTTTGGCAAAAGTGCGGGATTAAAGCTACCAGATGACTTGAAGAAGGAATTGACTATTAAAGAGAGAGGAGATTTCGGTGGTGGTAGCAGCATCTCCGGTGCCGATGAAGCAAAAAAGCCTGGTTTCAAAACTAATACTAGCAAATCATTTGTTGGTCGCTTGGATAATGCACTTCCTGATCAgattaagaatttaaaaataaaggacTCTTTGGATGCTAATGACATTGATAATAAGACCTATGAGAAGGACAGTTTTGCATCTGGAGGCAGGAAAGGCACTAGGAATCATGTGGGTAGAGAAACAGAAAACATACTGTTGAATGAGATGGAGAGCAAGTTGAACCTTGCTAGTGCAATACGAGAATCTTCTGGTCAAACAGATATTGGATTTTCATCTTCTCGAACCCAAACAGAGGATATGCAAACTGGAAATGGAGGTGATAGTAAGTTCCATGATTCTGGTAACTCGGTTCATACTGAATTTACTTTCAAGGGAGGGTTGCAGGGTAAGGAAGCAAGTGGTGACCAAGTTACTTCTGACCAGCCAAAAGTTGATACACGACCAAGTGGAGTTGCAGGACCATCGTCTTCATTCTCACCCAGTGGTTTGCCTGGTGGGTGTGCTTTTGGATTGCCACCTACAGGTAGAGAGGAGAAAAGAGATGGGCTTATTTTTACAAGCAAGCAAGAAGGTGTTGGATCACCCTTTGTTGAATTCAAAACACCAAATCTGAAAGGAAATGTATTCTCTGGCTTAAATCAGAAAGTGGAAATCAGTGCGAAATTTAAAGACTCAAAAGTAAAGAAGAAACGGGGAAAGTTGAAGCAACCTACCAAAGTCCATCTATGGCCTGGACAAGATTTTGTTTCAAGGGAAAGTGGTTCTCACGAAATCCCAGAGTCGTCTGAACCTAATTCACCAATGGATGTGTCTCCATATCAGGATCCGTTGTCTGATACTCAATTTTCTAGGGAAACTTCTGTGGCATCAGAGGAGTCTTTCAGTCTTGATAACCAATGTCCATCAACTAATTCACAACCATCAGCTGTAAATGGTACCATAGATGAAGATTTGATTGTTGCAACAGAAAAAATGGAAATAAATGAAGAGTATGTGCAATTCAGAGAAACAAAAAAGGAAGGTTCTGGTTACTGTTCTGATAAAGGTATTGTTGCTGAAAATCCTCCAGAAGATCCCTTATCAAGGGCTGGAGCAGAAAGCCTGAAATCTGCAAATGTAGAGATAGATTTTGTCAATGATATTGTGGTTACTTCAGAAGAAAATGGAGCCAATTTTAGTACAAATATGGAGGGACAATATAGTGATGTCAGGTTTCAATTTGGTTCTTCTGCAAGTTCTGAGGATATAGGTGGTTCTTGTTTCACATTTGCTGCTGCTACTGCTGCTACATCATCATCAAACTGTCAGCATAAAACGAAGACTTGGGTTAAAGTTGGTAATACTTCCTATATTTGCAGCCCAAATGCAAAAGTTTCTTATCCATCCTCAATTTCAGAGGTTACTCCAATCTCTGGTGCTTCATTGCCGTTGTCCCCAACTCATGGCAAGAAAGTAGATCTATCCACTCCATTCCACATGATTGGAGATAATTCTGAGGGGCTTAGAGGACAGGAGATGAAACAGGAATCTGATTTAACTTCTGCTGCATCTGTTGCAGCTCAGGAAGCATGTGAAAAATGGCGATTAAG GGGAAACCAACGGTATACATGTGGAGATACGTCTAAAGCAGAGGATTATTACACACAAGGGATAAATTGTGTTTCTAAAAGTGAGACATCTAGAAGCAGTCTTAGGGCATTGATGTTGTGCTATAGCAACCGTGCAGCAACACGAATGTCTCTTGGAAGAATGAGAGATGCACTTAGAGATTGTAAAATGGCGGCTGAAATTGATCCCAATTTTATCAGGGTGCAAGTTAGAGCTGCAAA TTGTTACCTGGCCCTGGGTGAAGTTGAAGATGCATCACAGTATTTCAAGAAGTGCTTGCAGATAGGAAGTGATATCTGTGTGGACAGAAAAATTGCAGTTGAAGCCTCTGAAGGACTACAAAAGGCGCAG TTTTCCTTTTCTGGTCCTGACTGGCAGAAAGTGTCAGAATGCTTGCAACACTCTGCTGAACTTTTGCAAAGGAAAACTTCTGGTGATGCAGGGAGTGCTTTGGAACTAATTTTAGAGGCTTCAACTATAAGTCCATTCTCAGAAACATTACTTGAAATGAAAGCAACATCCCTGTTCCTG CTGCGCAAGTATGATGAAGTAATTCAGCTATGTGAGAGGACTTTTGATTCTGCTAAACAAAATTCTTCTCTAATAGAGGCTGATTGCCTATCAGCAGATCTGGATAGTAGTGAACTTATGAAGAACTCCTTTTCTCTCTGGCGCACCCACCTGATTTTCAAATCCTACTACTATCTGGGAAAGCTGGAGGAGGGTTCTGGTTGGCTAGAAAAGCAAGAGGAACTCATTGCTAAAAG TGATTTGTCCAGGAGTGCTAACAAGTTAATGGAATCATTACTACCCTTAGCTTCCACTGTACGAGAACTCTTACACCATAAG GCTGCTGGAAATGAAGCATTTCAAGCAGGAAAGCATTCGGAAGCCATTGAGCATTATACTGCTGCCCTGTCATGCAATATAGAGTCACGTCCTTTTGCAGCTATTTGTTTCTGCAATCGAGCTGCTGCATACAAAGCATTGGGCCAAATTACTGATGCTATTGCAGACTGCAGCCTAGCAATAGCTCTTGATGGAAATTATCTGAAG GCACTTTCTAGAAGATCAACTTTATATGAGATGATTAGGGATTATGGGCAAGCTGCTACTGATCTTCATAGACTTGTAGCTCTTCTCACTAAGCAATTAGAGGAGAAAACCAATCAGTTTGGATCATCTGATAGAATGGGAAACTTGCCAAATGATCTAAGACAAGCTCGCATGCGTCTTTCAACAGTCGAAGAAGAATCCAGAAAGGAGGTTCCTCTGGATATGTACCTCATTTT gcTGGTCAGTCCTTGGCAAGAAATGAGAATGGAGATGATGGGCTCTGGAAGGAGATGGGAGAAGAAATTCACAACCATGCGGACAGACTGTTTAAAATAA
- the LOC110599645 gene encoding uncharacterized protein LOC110599645 isoform X4, whose translation MNPSNFGDLNSGFSNSSSNAQNLSSSGKPRPKPRLVKLRRQSNSQNFKSPADTCACPGFNPFQPVSPHAEQDVSKSSAFGFGGGGKESFVFGNGKSSFGGDSDSGKLNVENQVIEQMKNVRTGSGNVFGNNNLNASHRSDFVFGSDKSSSVDDNMKRLTLDDNEIEKVVDQRTKLTANDIAKFGLCSGDNVTTSFGKSAGLKLPDDLKKELTIKERGDFGGGSSISGADEAKKPGFKTNTSKSFVGRLDNALPDQIKNLKIKDSLDANDIDNKTYEKDSFASGGRKGTRNHVGRETENILLNEMESKLNLASAIRESSGQTDIGFSSSRTQTEDMQTGNGGDSKFHDSGNSVHTEFTFKGGLQGKEASGDQVTSDQPKVDTRPSGVAGPSSSFSPSGLPGGCAFGLPPTGREEKRDGLIFTSKQEGVGSPFVEFKTPNLKGNVFSGLNQKVEISAKFKDSKVKKKRGKLKQPTKVHLWPGQDFVSRESGSHEIPESSEPNSPMDVSPYQDPLSDTQFSRETSVASEESFSLDNQCPSTNSQPSAVNGTIDEDLIVATEKMEINEEYVQFRETKKEGSGYCSDKGIVAENPPEDPLSRAGAESLKSANVEIDFVNDIVVTSEENGANFSTNMEGQYSDVRFQFGSSASSEDIGGSCFTFAAATAATSSSNCQHKTKTWVKVGNTSYICSPNAKVSYPSSISEVTPISGASLPLSPTHGKKVDLSTPFHMIGDNSEGLRGQEMKQESDLTSAASVAAQEACEKWRLRGNQRYTCGDTSKAEDYYTQGINCVSKSETSRSSLRALMLCYSNRAATRMSLGRMRDALRDCKMAAEIDPNFIRVQVRAANCYLALGEVEDASQYFKKCLQIGSDICVDRKIAVEASEGLQKAQFSFSGPDWQKVSECLQHSAELLQRKTSGDAGSALELILEASTISPFSETLLEMKATSLFLLRKYDEVIQLCERTFDSAKQNSSLIEADCLSADLDSSELMKNSFSLWRTHLIFKSYYYLGKLEEGSGWLEKQEELIAKSDLSRSANKLMESLLPLASTVRELLHHKAAGNEAFQAGKHSEAIEHYTAALSCNIESRPFAAICFCNRAAAYKALGQITDAIADCSLAIALDGNYLKALSRRSTLYEMIRDYGQAATDLHRLVALLTKQLEEKTNQFGSSDRMGNLPNDLRQARMRLSTVEEESRKEVPLDMYLILGVEPFASASEIKKAYRKAALRHHPDKAGQSLARNENGDDGLWKEMGEEIHNHADRLFKIIGEAYAVLSDPTKRSEYDLEEERMNCQRKHNGSSKYRTHTDAQNYQFERSGTRRQWREVWRSYGR comes from the exons ATGAATCCATCAAATTTTGGTGATTTAAATTCTGGGTTTTCAAATTCAAGCTCAAATGCCCAGAATTTGAGCTCATCGGGAAAGCCTCGCCCCAAGCCGAGATTGGTGAAATTGAGAAGGCAGTCGAATTCCCAGAATTTCAAATCCCCAGCTGACACCTGTGCCTGTCCCGGTTTTAATCCGTTTCAACCTGTATCCCCGCACGCTGAGCAGGATGTTTCAAAGTCCAGTGCATTTGGATTTGGTGGCGGTGGGAAGGAGTCATTTGTTTTTGGAAATGGTAAAAGTAGTTTTGGTGGCGATTCAGATTCGGGAAAGTTGAATGTGGAGAACCAAGTCATTGAACAGATGAAAAATGTGAGAACTGGGAGCGGAAATGTGTTCGGGAATAATAACTTAAATGCAAGCCATAGAAGTGATTTTGTGTTTGGTAGCGATAAGAGTTCCAGCGTTGATGATAATATGAAGAGGTTGACCCTTGATGATAATGAGATTGAGAAAGTTGTTGATCAAAGAACAAAACTAACAGCAAATGATATTGCCAAATTTGGGCTCTGTAGTGGAGACAATGTGACCACTTCCTTTGGCAAAAGTGCGGGATTAAAGCTACCAGATGACTTGAAGAAGGAATTGACTATTAAAGAGAGAGGAGATTTCGGTGGTGGTAGCAGCATCTCCGGTGCCGATGAAGCAAAAAAGCCTGGTTTCAAAACTAATACTAGCAAATCATTTGTTGGTCGCTTGGATAATGCACTTCCTGATCAgattaagaatttaaaaataaaggacTCTTTGGATGCTAATGACATTGATAATAAGACCTATGAGAAGGACAGTTTTGCATCTGGAGGCAGGAAAGGCACTAGGAATCATGTGGGTAGAGAAACAGAAAACATACTGTTGAATGAGATGGAGAGCAAGTTGAACCTTGCTAGTGCAATACGAGAATCTTCTGGTCAAACAGATATTGGATTTTCATCTTCTCGAACCCAAACAGAGGATATGCAAACTGGAAATGGAGGTGATAGTAAGTTCCATGATTCTGGTAACTCGGTTCATACTGAATTTACTTTCAAGGGAGGGTTGCAGGGTAAGGAAGCAAGTGGTGACCAAGTTACTTCTGACCAGCCAAAAGTTGATACACGACCAAGTGGAGTTGCAGGACCATCGTCTTCATTCTCACCCAGTGGTTTGCCTGGTGGGTGTGCTTTTGGATTGCCACCTACAGGTAGAGAGGAGAAAAGAGATGGGCTTATTTTTACAAGCAAGCAAGAAGGTGTTGGATCACCCTTTGTTGAATTCAAAACACCAAATCTGAAAGGAAATGTATTCTCTGGCTTAAATCAGAAAGTGGAAATCAGTGCGAAATTTAAAGACTCAAAAGTAAAGAAGAAACGGGGAAAGTTGAAGCAACCTACCAAAGTCCATCTATGGCCTGGACAAGATTTTGTTTCAAGGGAAAGTGGTTCTCACGAAATCCCAGAGTCGTCTGAACCTAATTCACCAATGGATGTGTCTCCATATCAGGATCCGTTGTCTGATACTCAATTTTCTAGGGAAACTTCTGTGGCATCAGAGGAGTCTTTCAGTCTTGATAACCAATGTCCATCAACTAATTCACAACCATCAGCTGTAAATGGTACCATAGATGAAGATTTGATTGTTGCAACAGAAAAAATGGAAATAAATGAAGAGTATGTGCAATTCAGAGAAACAAAAAAGGAAGGTTCTGGTTACTGTTCTGATAAAGGTATTGTTGCTGAAAATCCTCCAGAAGATCCCTTATCAAGGGCTGGAGCAGAAAGCCTGAAATCTGCAAATGTAGAGATAGATTTTGTCAATGATATTGTGGTTACTTCAGAAGAAAATGGAGCCAATTTTAGTACAAATATGGAGGGACAATATAGTGATGTCAGGTTTCAATTTGGTTCTTCTGCAAGTTCTGAGGATATAGGTGGTTCTTGTTTCACATTTGCTGCTGCTACTGCTGCTACATCATCATCAAACTGTCAGCATAAAACGAAGACTTGGGTTAAAGTTGGTAATACTTCCTATATTTGCAGCCCAAATGCAAAAGTTTCTTATCCATCCTCAATTTCAGAGGTTACTCCAATCTCTGGTGCTTCATTGCCGTTGTCCCCAACTCATGGCAAGAAAGTAGATCTATCCACTCCATTCCACATGATTGGAGATAATTCTGAGGGGCTTAGAGGACAGGAGATGAAACAGGAATCTGATTTAACTTCTGCTGCATCTGTTGCAGCTCAGGAAGCATGTGAAAAATGGCGATTAAG GGGAAACCAACGGTATACATGTGGAGATACGTCTAAAGCAGAGGATTATTACACACAAGGGATAAATTGTGTTTCTAAAAGTGAGACATCTAGAAGCAGTCTTAGGGCATTGATGTTGTGCTATAGCAACCGTGCAGCAACACGAATGTCTCTTGGAAGAATGAGAGATGCACTTAGAGATTGTAAAATGGCGGCTGAAATTGATCCCAATTTTATCAGGGTGCAAGTTAGAGCTGCAAA TTGTTACCTGGCCCTGGGTGAAGTTGAAGATGCATCACAGTATTTCAAGAAGTGCTTGCAGATAGGAAGTGATATCTGTGTGGACAGAAAAATTGCAGTTGAAGCCTCTGAAGGACTACAAAAGGCGCAG TTTTCCTTTTCTGGTCCTGACTGGCAGAAAGTGTCAGAATGCTTGCAACACTCTGCTGAACTTTTGCAAAGGAAAACTTCTGGTGATGCAGGGAGTGCTTTGGAACTAATTTTAGAGGCTTCAACTATAAGTCCATTCTCAGAAACATTACTTGAAATGAAAGCAACATCCCTGTTCCTG CTGCGCAAGTATGATGAAGTAATTCAGCTATGTGAGAGGACTTTTGATTCTGCTAAACAAAATTCTTCTCTAATAGAGGCTGATTGCCTATCAGCAGATCTGGATAGTAGTGAACTTATGAAGAACTCCTTTTCTCTCTGGCGCACCCACCTGATTTTCAAATCCTACTACTATCTGGGAAAGCTGGAGGAGGGTTCTGGTTGGCTAGAAAAGCAAGAGGAACTCATTGCTAAAAG TGATTTGTCCAGGAGTGCTAACAAGTTAATGGAATCATTACTACCCTTAGCTTCCACTGTACGAGAACTCTTACACCATAAG GCTGCTGGAAATGAAGCATTTCAAGCAGGAAAGCATTCGGAAGCCATTGAGCATTATACTGCTGCCCTGTCATGCAATATAGAGTCACGTCCTTTTGCAGCTATTTGTTTCTGCAATCGAGCTGCTGCATACAAAGCATTGGGCCAAATTACTGATGCTATTGCAGACTGCAGCCTAGCAATAGCTCTTGATGGAAATTATCTGAAG GCACTTTCTAGAAGATCAACTTTATATGAGATGATTAGGGATTATGGGCAAGCTGCTACTGATCTTCATAGACTTGTAGCTCTTCTCACTAAGCAATTAGAGGAGAAAACCAATCAGTTTGGATCATCTGATAGAATGGGAAACTTGCCAAATGATCTAAGACAAGCTCGCATGCGTCTTTCAACAGTCGAAGAAGAATCCAGAAAGGAGGTTCCTCTGGATATGTACCTCATTTT GGGAGTTGAACCTTTTGCTTCAGCATCAGAAATTAAGAAGGCATATCGAAAAGCTGCACTTAGGCACCATCCTGACAAG gcTGGTCAGTCCTTGGCAAGAAATGAGAATGGAGATGATGGGCTCTGGAAGGAGATGGGAGAAGAAATTCACAACCATGCGGACAGACTGTTTAAAATAATTGGGGAGGCATATGCAGTACTTTCTGATCCTACTAAg CGTTCAGAGTATGATCTCGAAGAAGAGAGGATGAATTGCCAAAGGAAACACAATGGAAGCAGCAAATACAGAACACACACAGATGCACAGAACTATCAGTTTGAAAGAAGCGGCACTAGAAGACAGTGGAGAGAGGTTTGGAGATCATATGGAAGATAG